A region of Streptomyces cinnamoneus DNA encodes the following proteins:
- the dnaB gene encoding replicative DNA helicase, whose product MSVPEPMDDPWGEAGPGDRLPFPRSRRGDGAGKGRGEQHDRGGDDGGSWDRGGFERVPPQDLDAEQSVLGGMLLSKDAIADVVEVLKGNDFYRPAHETIYQAILDLYAKGEPADPITIAAELTKRGEITRVGGAAYLHTLVQSVPTAANAEYYAEIVHERAVLRRLVEAGTRITQMGYAADGDVDDIVNSAQAEIYAVTEQRTSEDYLPLGDIMEGALDEIEAIGSRSGEMTGVPTGFTDLDALTNGLHPGQMIVIAARPAMGKSTLALDFARACSIKHNMPSVIFSLEMGRNEIAMRLLSAEARVALHHMRSGSMTDDDWTRLARRMPDVSAAPLYIDDSPNLSMMEIRAKCRRLKQRQDLKLVIIDYLQLMQSGGSKRAESRQQEVSDMSRNLKLLAKELELPVIALSQLNRGPEQRTDKKPMVSDLRESGSIEQDADMVILLHREDAYEKESPRAGEADIIVGKHRNGPTATITVAFQGHYSRFVDMAQT is encoded by the coding sequence GTGAGCGTTCCCGAGCCCATGGACGACCCCTGGGGCGAGGCTGGCCCCGGTGACCGGCTCCCCTTCCCCCGTTCCCGTCGCGGTGACGGTGCCGGCAAGGGCCGGGGCGAGCAGCACGACCGCGGTGGCGACGACGGCGGCTCCTGGGACCGGGGCGGCTTCGAGCGCGTACCGCCGCAGGACCTGGACGCCGAGCAGTCCGTCCTCGGCGGCATGCTGCTGTCGAAGGACGCCATCGCGGACGTCGTCGAGGTCCTCAAGGGCAACGACTTCTACCGCCCCGCGCACGAGACGATCTACCAGGCCATCCTCGACCTCTACGCCAAGGGCGAGCCGGCCGACCCCATCACCATCGCGGCGGAGCTGACCAAGCGCGGAGAGATCACGCGCGTCGGCGGCGCGGCCTATCTGCACACCCTGGTCCAGTCCGTCCCGACCGCGGCCAACGCCGAGTACTACGCCGAGATCGTCCACGAGCGCGCGGTCCTGCGCCGCCTGGTCGAGGCCGGCACCCGCATCACGCAGATGGGGTACGCAGCCGACGGCGACGTCGACGACATCGTCAACAGCGCCCAGGCCGAGATCTACGCCGTCACCGAGCAGCGCACCAGCGAGGACTACCTCCCGCTCGGCGACATCATGGAGGGCGCGCTCGACGAGATCGAGGCCATCGGTTCGCGCAGCGGCGAGATGACCGGCGTGCCCACCGGTTTCACGGACCTCGACGCCCTGACGAACGGCCTCCACCCCGGCCAGATGATCGTCATCGCGGCCCGGCCCGCCATGGGTAAGAGCACCCTGGCCCTGGACTTCGCCCGGGCCTGCTCGATCAAGCACAACATGCCGAGCGTGATCTTCTCGCTCGAAATGGGGCGCAACGAGATCGCCATGCGTCTGCTGTCCGCGGAGGCGCGGGTGGCGCTCCACCACATGCGCTCCGGTTCCATGACGGACGACGACTGGACGCGGCTCGCCCGCCGGATGCCCGACGTGTCGGCCGCGCCGCTCTACATCGACGACTCGCCGAACCTGTCGATGATGGAGATCCGGGCCAAGTGCCGGCGTCTGAAGCAGCGTCAGGACCTCAAGCTGGTGATCATCGACTATCTCCAGCTGATGCAGTCCGGCGGCTCCAAGCGCGCCGAGAGCCGCCAGCAGGAGGTCTCGGACATGTCCCGTAACCTCAAGCTGCTCGCCAAGGAGCTGGAGCTGCCGGTCATCGCGCTCTCCCAGCTGAACCGTGGCCCCGAGCAGCGTACGGACAAGAAGCCGATGGTCTCCGACCTCCGTGAGTCGGGTTCCATCGAGCAGGACGCCGACATGGTCATCCTGCTGCACCGCGAGGACGCGTACGAGAAGGAGTCGCCCCGCGCGGGCGAGGCGGACATCATCGTCGGCAAGCACCGTAACGGCCCCACGGCCACGATCACCGTGGCCTTCCAGGGCCATTACTCCCGCTTCGTGGACATGGCCCAGACGTAG
- the rpsF gene encoding 30S ribosomal protein S6 → MRHYEVMVILDPDLEERAVSPLIENFLSVVREGNGKVEKVDTWGRRRLAYEIKKKPEGIYSVIDLQAEPAVVKELDRQMNLNESVLRTKVLRPETH, encoded by the coding sequence ATGCGTCACTACGAGGTGATGGTCATCCTCGACCCCGATCTCGAGGAGCGCGCTGTCTCCCCGCTGATCGAGAACTTCCTCTCCGTCGTCCGTGAGGGCAACGGAAAGGTCGAGAAGGTCGACACCTGGGGCCGTCGTCGTCTCGCTTACGAGATCAAGAAGAAGCCCGAGGGCATCTACTCGGTCATCGACCTGCAGGCCGAGCCTGCGGTCGTCAAGGAGCTCGACCGCCAGATGAACCTGAACGAGTCGGTCCTCCGGACCAAGGTCCTCCGTCCCGAGACCCACTGA
- a CDS encoding transglycosylase domain-containing protein: MSEHRRKPPQPQGGGRAATRRAAQQPAPGRRAAPPNSAAGHSRGEETRHGSRADARRTTQRGGPGGPGGPRRRPPATGPGGGGRGRRDNGRPVAKRFIDYPRAGKTGVRRWIPSWKLVAGLCVSFVGLIIGTVGVALAVVQVPSAQKASVVQKNVYYWADGKQMVVAGGGNLNRQIVQISQIPTSMQNAVISAENASFEKDWGVDPMGIARAVVKMAQGGETQSGSTITQQFVKNTYLSQEQTLKRKATELLISIKVGATQEKSDILAGYLNTAYYGRGAYGIQAAARAYFDTDCAQLSPSQGAFLAATLNGPNLYDPYGGQGPAATPEKNLKRASDRWKWTLDREVQVGRMDAGERDKWVQQGFPMPQKPKPATNRAGQIGYLTDLADNYIVAHSKISKAELDKGGYQIHTTFDRDKVDALAKSVEEVRKANIKPQVRDVDQFVQFGGASVEPKTGKITAIYGGENALEHFTNNADYTGVQVGSTFKPFVLAAAMSHGKRNPSLGERQTDRDRTLVSPESVYNGNNKLTLRKFNGTVWHDQDGKEWHQKNDGDEDKGLITLRTAMQYSVNTPYIQLGMDVGTDLVQDAALKAGLDKDQLASLTPTFSLGTSAPSAIRLAGAYATFAASGKQADPYSVEKVEKDGTPAYVHEAKTAQAFDANVANNVTDVLKTVVQAGTGTSAQLGDRPVAGKTGTTDGNRSAWFAGYTPQLSTAIGMYRVDPNAKKQEFLSMRGVGGKPTIHGASFPAEIWADYMGKALKGQPVLQFDPPQPIGEKVYGDGASPSPSASPSVAPSASPSPSASASPSKSPSSSPSPSRSCGFFDPKCKHGGGNGGTDQGTTGGPGGGTSGPGGDTGETPTPGPTRRQPGGLFGGPNG; this comes from the coding sequence ATGAGCGAGCACCGCCGAAAGCCGCCGCAGCCTCAGGGCGGCGGCCGCGCCGCGACCCGTCGCGCGGCCCAGCAGCCGGCGCCCGGCCGCCGCGCCGCACCACCCAACAGTGCCGCCGGCCACAGCCGGGGCGAGGAAACCCGCCACGGCAGCCGGGCCGACGCACGCCGCACCACCCAGCGCGGGGGCCCCGGCGGACCGGGCGGCCCGCGCCGCCGGCCCCCCGCCACCGGCCCCGGCGGAGGCGGGCGCGGACGCAGAGACAACGGACGCCCCGTGGCCAAACGCTTCATCGACTACCCGCGAGCGGGCAAGACGGGTGTGCGCCGCTGGATCCCGTCCTGGAAGCTCGTCGCCGGCCTGTGCGTCTCCTTCGTGGGCCTGATCATCGGGACCGTGGGCGTGGCGCTGGCGGTGGTGCAGGTGCCGAGCGCGCAGAAGGCGTCCGTCGTCCAGAAGAACGTTTACTACTGGGCTGACGGCAAACAGATGGTCGTCGCCGGTGGCGGAAACCTCAACCGGCAGATCGTGCAGATCTCCCAGATCCCCACGTCGATGCAGAACGCGGTGATCTCCGCCGAGAACGCCAGCTTCGAGAAGGACTGGGGCGTCGACCCGATGGGCATCGCCCGCGCCGTGGTGAAGATGGCGCAGGGCGGTGAGACGCAGAGTGGTTCGACGATCACGCAGCAGTTCGTGAAGAACACCTACCTGAGCCAGGAGCAGACGCTCAAGCGCAAGGCCACCGAGCTGCTCATCTCCATAAAGGTGGGCGCCACCCAGGAGAAGTCGGACATCCTCGCGGGCTACCTGAACACGGCCTACTACGGCCGGGGCGCCTACGGCATCCAGGCCGCCGCGCGTGCGTACTTCGACACGGACTGCGCCCAGCTGTCCCCGAGCCAGGGCGCGTTCCTCGCCGCCACGCTGAACGGCCCCAACCTCTACGACCCCTACGGCGGTCAGGGGCCCGCGGCGACGCCGGAGAAGAACCTGAAGCGGGCCTCGGACCGCTGGAAGTGGACGCTCGACCGCGAGGTCCAGGTGGGCCGCATGGACGCGGGCGAACGCGACAAGTGGGTCCAGCAGGGCTTCCCGATGCCGCAGAAGCCGAAGCCCGCGACCAACCGGGCCGGCCAGATCGGCTACCTCACCGACCTCGCCGACAACTACATCGTCGCCCATTCCAAGATCAGCAAGGCGGAGCTGGACAAGGGCGGCTACCAGATCCACACCACCTTCGACCGGGACAAGGTCGACGCCCTGGCCAAGTCGGTCGAGGAGGTGCGCAAGGCGAACATCAAGCCGCAGGTGCGCGACGTCGACCAGTTCGTGCAGTTCGGCGGCGCCTCGGTGGAGCCGAAGACCGGCAAGATCACCGCCATCTACGGTGGTGAGAACGCCCTGGAGCACTTCACCAACAACGCCGACTACACCGGCGTCCAGGTCGGATCGACCTTCAAGCCCTTCGTCCTGGCTGCCGCGATGTCCCACGGCAAGCGCAACCCGTCGCTGGGTGAGCGGCAGACCGACAGGGACCGCACGCTCGTCTCGCCCGAGAGCGTCTACAACGGCAACAACAAGCTGACGTTGCGGAAGTTCAACGGCACCGTCTGGCACGACCAGGACGGCAAGGAGTGGCACCAGAAGAACGACGGTGACGAGGACAAGGGCCTCATCACCCTCCGCACCGCCATGCAGTACTCGGTGAACACCCCCTACATCCAGCTCGGCATGGACGTGGGCACGGACCTGGTGCAGGATGCCGCGCTCAAGGCGGGCCTGGACAAGGACCAGCTGGCCTCGCTGACCCCCACCTTCTCCCTGGGCACCTCGGCGCCCAGCGCGATCCGGCTGGCGGGCGCCTACGCGACGTTCGCGGCCAGCGGCAAGCAGGCCGACCCGTACTCGGTCGAGAAGGTCGAGAAGGACGGCACACCGGCGTACGTGCACGAGGCGAAGACCGCCCAGGCCTTCGACGCCAACGTGGCCAACAACGTCACCGACGTCCTGAAGACCGTCGTCCAGGCGGGCACCGGCACCTCGGCACAGCTCGGCGACCGTCCGGTGGCGGGCAAGACGGGTACGACCGACGGCAACCGCTCCGCGTGGTTCGCGGGCTACACCCCGCAGCTCTCCACGGCGATCGGCATGTACCGCGTGGACCCCAACGCCAAGAAGCAGGAGTTCCTGTCGATGCGCGGTGTGGGCGGCAAGCCCACCATCCACGGCGCGTCGTTCCCGGCGGAGATCTGGGCCGACTACATGGGCAAGGCGCTCAAGGGCCAGCCGGTCCTCCAGTTCGACCCGCCGCAGCCCATCGGCGAGAAGGTCTACGGGGACGGCGCGAGCCCGTCGCCCAGCGCGAGCCCGTCCGTGGCGCCGTCGGCCTCGCCGTCGCCCTCCGCGTCCGCGTCGCCGTCCAAGTCGCCCTCCAGCTCCCCGTCCCCCAGCAGGTCGTGCGGGTTCTTCGACCCCAAGTGCAAGCACGGCGGGGGGAACGGCGGCACGGACCAGGGCACCACAGGAGGACCCGGCGGGGGAACGAGCGGTCCGGGCGGTGACACCGGTGAGACACCGACGCCGGGACCGACGAGACGCCAGCCCGGCGGGCTCTTCGGGGGACCGAACGGCTGA
- a CDS encoding glycosyltransferase family 87 protein, translating to MRSVRDDQLVRPTLEDEVAAAGSELIGGPVGRRALLGVSWWTPVRVIALVAVGMFALGMVQKLPCYDHGWFFGATTQYTHACYSDIPHLYSGRGFDQGLIPYFDRIPDSVSGGMDYLEYPVLTGLFMEIAALFTPGGGTIQHREQVYWFVNAGMLLVCTAVIAVCVARTHRRRPWDALLMALAPAFALTATINWDLLAVALTAAAMLMWSRGRGVVAGVLIGLAAAAKLYPVLLLGPLLVLCVRAGRLRAFLGCAGAAVGAWLAVNLPVMFTAGFHIRPGWAKFYTFSQDRPVDFGSVWLFISQRTGNPLDDANVYATLLMVLGCAAIAALGLAAPRRPRFAQLAFLVVALFILVNKVYSPQYVLWLVPLAALARPKWRDFLVWQGCEVLYFLGIWFYLAYTGSGDKHQGLPPEGYQLAILAHLLGTLYLCALVVRDILTPERDVVRRDGSDDPSGGVLDGAPDIWVVGPARRARQAAPSEGTRVQWGTGSRAV from the coding sequence ATGAGGAGCGTGCGGGACGACCAGCTTGTACGGCCCACCCTGGAGGACGAGGTGGCGGCCGCCGGCAGCGAGCTCATCGGCGGGCCGGTGGGCCGGCGTGCGCTGCTCGGGGTGAGCTGGTGGACTCCGGTGCGGGTGATTGCGCTGGTGGCCGTCGGCATGTTCGCGCTCGGCATGGTGCAGAAGCTGCCGTGCTACGACCACGGCTGGTTCTTCGGCGCCACCACGCAGTACACCCACGCCTGCTACTCCGACATTCCGCACCTGTACAGCGGACGGGGCTTCGACCAGGGGCTCATCCCCTACTTCGACCGGATCCCGGATTCCGTCTCGGGGGGCATGGACTACCTGGAGTACCCGGTCCTCACCGGCCTCTTCATGGAGATCGCCGCCCTCTTCACGCCCGGCGGCGGGACCATCCAGCACCGCGAGCAGGTGTACTGGTTCGTCAACGCCGGGATGCTGCTGGTCTGCACGGCCGTCATCGCCGTGTGCGTGGCCCGCACCCACCGGCGGCGGCCCTGGGACGCCCTGCTGATGGCCCTGGCGCCCGCTTTCGCGCTGACGGCCACCATCAACTGGGACCTGCTGGCGGTCGCCCTGACCGCCGCCGCGATGCTGATGTGGTCGCGGGGCCGCGGCGTCGTGGCGGGGGTGCTGATCGGGCTGGCGGCCGCGGCGAAGCTGTATCCGGTGCTGCTGCTCGGGCCCCTGCTCGTCCTGTGCGTGCGGGCCGGCAGGCTGCGGGCCTTCCTCGGGTGCGCCGGGGCGGCCGTGGGGGCGTGGCTGGCGGTGAACCTGCCGGTCATGTTCACCGCCGGGTTCCACATCCGCCCGGGCTGGGCGAAGTTCTACACCTTCAGCCAGGACCGGCCGGTCGACTTCGGCTCGGTCTGGCTCTTCATCTCCCAGCGCACGGGGAATCCGCTGGACGACGCCAACGTCTACGCGACGCTGCTCATGGTCCTCGGCTGCGCCGCCATAGCGGCCCTCGGCCTGGCCGCACCCAGGCGGCCGCGCTTCGCGCAGCTGGCCTTCCTGGTGGTCGCCCTGTTCATCCTCGTCAACAAGGTCTACTCACCGCAGTACGTGCTGTGGCTCGTCCCGCTCGCCGCGCTGGCCCGCCCGAAGTGGCGCGACTTCCTCGTCTGGCAGGGCTGCGAGGTCCTGTATTTCCTGGGCATCTGGTTCTACCTGGCCTACACGGGAAGCGGCGACAAGCACCAGGGCCTGCCGCCGGAGGGCTACCAACTGGCGATCCTGGCCCACCTGCTGGGCACGCTGTACCTGTGCGCGCTGGTCGTCCGGGACATCCTCACGCCCGAACGTGACGTGGTGCGCCGGGACGGTTCGGACGACCCCTCGGGAGGCGTCCTGGACGGGGCGCCGGACATATGGGTCGTCGGCCCCGCCCGCCGGGCCCGGCAGGCGGCGCCGTCCGAGGGCACGCGCGTCCAATGGGGTACGGGGAGCCGCGCCGTGTGA
- a CDS encoding lipid II:glycine glycyltransferase FemX, which produces MSLTLRTISREQHLAYIQSLPAASHMQVPGWADVKAEWRSENLGWFDKTGQMVGAGLVLYRQLPKIKRYLAYLPEGPVINWFSPNLTDWLQPMLAHLKQQGAFSVKMGPPVVIRRWDANAIKTGIADPDVKRLRDVEATFIEPRAFEVADQLRRMGWQQGEDGGAGFGDVQPRYVFQVPLENRSLEDVHKGFNQLWRRNIKKAEKAGVEVVQGGYEDLATWQHLYEITAERDKFRPRPLSYFQRMWTALNSEDPNRMRLYFAVHEGEAVAAATMLIVGGHVWYSYGASANHKREVRPSNAMQWRMLRDAYALGASVYDLRGIGDSLDENDHLFGLIQFKVGTGGQAAEYLGEWDFPLNKLLHKALDIYMSRR; this is translated from the coding sequence ATGAGCCTGACCCTGAGGACAATCAGCCGAGAGCAGCATCTGGCATACATCCAGAGCCTGCCTGCGGCCAGTCACATGCAGGTGCCGGGATGGGCGGATGTAAAGGCCGAGTGGCGCTCGGAGAACCTGGGCTGGTTCGACAAGACCGGCCAGATGGTCGGCGCGGGCCTGGTGCTGTACCGCCAGCTGCCCAAGATCAAGCGCTACCTGGCCTACCTGCCCGAGGGCCCGGTCATCAACTGGTTCTCGCCGAACCTCACCGACTGGCTCCAGCCGATGCTGGCGCACCTCAAGCAGCAGGGCGCCTTCTCCGTGAAGATGGGCCCGCCCGTCGTCATCCGGCGCTGGGACGCGAACGCCATCAAGACCGGCATCGCCGACCCGGACGTCAAGCGCCTGCGTGACGTCGAGGCCACCTTCATCGAGCCGCGCGCCTTCGAGGTCGCCGACCAGCTGCGCCGCATGGGCTGGCAGCAGGGCGAGGACGGCGGGGCGGGCTTCGGCGACGTCCAGCCGCGCTACGTCTTCCAGGTGCCGCTGGAGAACCGTTCCCTGGAGGACGTCCACAAGGGCTTCAACCAGCTGTGGCGCCGCAACATCAAGAAGGCCGAGAAGGCCGGCGTCGAGGTGGTCCAGGGCGGCTACGAGGACCTGGCCACCTGGCAGCACCTGTACGAGATCACGGCCGAGCGCGACAAGTTCCGCCCGCGCCCGCTGAGCTACTTCCAGCGCATGTGGACGGCCCTCAACTCCGAGGACCCCAACCGCATGCGGCTGTACTTCGCGGTGCACGAGGGCGAGGCCGTCGCCGCCGCGACGATGCTGATTGTCGGCGGCCACGTCTGGTACTCCTACGGCGCCTCCGCCAACCACAAGCGCGAGGTGCGGCCGTCCAACGCCATGCAGTGGCGCATGCTCCGCGACGCCTACGCCCTCGGCGCCAGCGTCTACGACCTGCGCGGCATCGGCGACTCCCTGGACGAGAACGACCACCTCTTCGGCCTCATCCAGTTCAAGGTCGGCACGGGCGGCCAGGCGGCCGAGTACCTCGGCGAGTGGGACTTCCCGCTCAACAAGCTGCTGCACAAGGCCCTCGACATCTACATGTCGCGTCGCTGA
- a CDS encoding single-stranded DNA-binding protein, with translation MAGETVITVVGNLVDDPELRFTPSGAAVAKFRVASTPRTFDRQTNEWKDGESLFLTCSVWRQAAENVAESLQRGMRVIVQGRLKQRSYEDREGVKRTVYELDVEEVGASLKNATAKVTKTAGRGGQGGGYGGGAGGGQGGGWGSGPGGQQGGGAPADDPWATGAPSGNQPGGGGGGWGGGSGNSGGGYSDEPPF, from the coding sequence ATGGCAGGCGAGACCGTCATCACGGTCGTCGGCAATCTCGTCGACGACCCCGAGCTGCGCTTCACCCCGTCCGGTGCGGCGGTCGCGAAGTTCCGCGTCGCGTCCACTCCCCGCACCTTCGACCGCCAGACCAACGAGTGGAAGGACGGCGAGAGCCTCTTCCTCACGTGCTCGGTGTGGCGGCAGGCGGCGGAGAACGTCGCCGAGTCGCTTCAGCGCGGCATGCGCGTCATCGTGCAGGGCCGTCTGAAGCAGCGGTCCTACGAGGACCGCGAGGGCGTCAAGCGCACGGTCTACGAACTCGACGTCGAAGAGGTCGGCGCCAGCCTGAAGAACGCCACGGCGAAGGTCACCAAGACCGCGGGTCGCGGTGGCCAGGGTGGTGGCTACGGCGGCGGCGCCGGTGGCGGCCAGGGCGGCGGCTGGGGCTCCGGTCCCGGCGGCCAGCAGGGCGGCGGGGCTCCCGCCGACGACCCCTGGGCGACCGGCGCTCCGTCCGGCAACCAGCCGGGCGGCGGCGGAGGCGGCTGGGGCGGCGGCTCCGGCAACTCCGGCGGCGGCTACTCGGACGAGCCGCCCTTCTAG
- the rplI gene encoding 50S ribosomal protein L9 has product MKIILTHEVSGLGTAGDVVDVKDGYARNYLVPRGFAIRWTKGGEQDVAQIRRARKIREIATIEQANEVKGQLEGVKVRLATRAGEAGRLFGSVTPADIAAAIEASGGPKVDKRRVEVGSPIKTLGAHQVSVRLHADVVAKLGIEVVAA; this is encoded by the coding sequence ATGAAGATCATCCTCACCCACGAGGTCTCCGGCCTCGGCACCGCCGGTGACGTCGTCGACGTCAAGGACGGCTACGCCCGCAACTACCTGGTCCCGCGTGGTTTCGCGATCCGCTGGACCAAGGGTGGCGAGCAGGACGTCGCGCAGATCCGCCGCGCTCGCAAGATCCGCGAGATCGCGACGATCGAGCAGGCCAACGAGGTCAAGGGTCAGCTCGAGGGCGTCAAGGTCCGTCTGGCCACGCGTGCCGGCGAGGCCGGCCGCCTGTTCGGCTCCGTGACCCCCGCCGACATCGCTGCCGCGATCGAGGCCTCCGGTGGCCCGAAGGTCGACAAGCGTCGCGTCGAGGTCGGTTCGCCGATCAAGACCCTGGGCGCGCACCAGGTGTCCGTGCGTCTGCACGCCGACGTCGTCGCCAAGCTCGGCATCGAGGTCGTCGCCGCCTGA
- a CDS encoding MATE family efflux transporter, producing the protein MVTQARELAAQSARRHDREIVALAVPAFGALVAEPLFVMADSAIVGHLGTPQLAGLGVAAALLATGVSIFVFLAYATTAGVARRVGAGDVRAAVRQGLDGIWLAVLLGTAVTAAVLPTASALIDAFGTSATAAPYATTYLRVSALGIPAMLVVLAATGVLRGLQDTRTPLYVAVGGFTANAALNVALVYGAGLGVAGSAWGTVIAQWAMAAAYLAVVVRGARRHGASLRPDAAGIRACARAGAPLLVRTLSLRGMGLIATAVATSLGDTEIAAHQIVLSLWNLMAFALDAIAIAGQAIIGRYLGASDPEGARAACRRMVRWGVASGVVLGALVVAGRALFIPLFTTDAAVRDTLLPALLVVALAQPVAGVVFVLDGVLMGAGDGPYLAWAMLLVLAVFTPAALLVPALGGGLTTLWWAMTLMMAARLATLWLRARSGRWLVTGAVRA; encoded by the coding sequence ATGGTCACGCAAGCCCGCGAGCTCGCCGCACAGAGCGCCCGCCGGCACGACCGGGAGATCGTCGCACTCGCCGTGCCCGCGTTCGGCGCTCTCGTCGCGGAGCCCCTCTTCGTGATGGCCGACAGCGCCATCGTGGGCCACCTCGGCACCCCTCAGCTCGCGGGGCTCGGCGTCGCCGCCGCCCTGCTCGCCACCGGGGTCAGCATCTTCGTCTTCCTCGCCTACGCCACCACCGCCGGCGTCGCCCGCCGCGTCGGGGCCGGGGACGTCCGGGCCGCCGTCCGGCAGGGCCTCGACGGCATCTGGCTCGCGGTGCTCCTCGGTACGGCCGTGACCGCCGCCGTGCTGCCCACCGCCTCCGCCCTCATCGACGCCTTCGGCACCTCCGCCACCGCCGCGCCCTACGCCACCACCTACCTGCGCGTCAGCGCCCTGGGCATCCCCGCGATGCTCGTCGTCCTCGCCGCCACCGGCGTGCTCCGCGGCCTCCAGGACACCCGGACACCGCTGTACGTCGCCGTCGGCGGCTTCACCGCCAACGCGGCCCTCAACGTCGCCCTCGTCTACGGTGCCGGGCTGGGCGTCGCCGGCTCCGCCTGGGGCACCGTCATCGCCCAGTGGGCGATGGCCGCCGCCTACCTCGCGGTCGTCGTCCGCGGGGCCCGCCGCCACGGCGCGTCCCTGCGTCCGGACGCCGCCGGCATCCGGGCCTGCGCCCGGGCGGGGGCGCCCCTTCTGGTGCGCACGCTCTCGCTGCGCGGCATGGGCCTGATCGCCACGGCGGTCGCGACGAGCCTCGGCGACACCGAGATAGCCGCCCACCAGATCGTGCTGTCCCTGTGGAACCTGATGGCCTTCGCGCTGGACGCCATAGCCATAGCCGGGCAGGCGATCATCGGGCGCTACCTGGGCGCCAGCGATCCCGAAGGAGCCCGGGCCGCCTGCCGCCGCATGGTGCGGTGGGGCGTCGCCTCGGGCGTGGTGCTGGGCGCACTGGTGGTCGCCGGACGAGCGCTGTTCATCCCGCTGTTCACCACGGACGCCGCCGTGCGGGACACCCTGCTGCCCGCCCTCCTGGTCGTGGCCCTCGCACAGCCCGTCGCGGGCGTTGTCTTCGTGCTGGACGGCGTGCTCATGGGCGCCGGCGACGGCCCCTACCTCGCCTGGGCGATGCTGCTGGTCCTGGCCGTCTTCACACCCGCGGCGCTGCTCGTGCCCGCCCTGGGTGGCGGGCTGACGACGCTGTGGTGGGCGATGACGCTGATGATGGCGGCCCGGCTGGCGACCCTCTGGCTGCGGGCCCGCTCCGGGCGGTGGCTCGTCACCGGGGCGGTACGGGCCTGA
- a CDS encoding alanine racemase has translation MALTLYVDTARWRAHQQSVLQQFPGIIPVCKGNGYGFGHERLSDEATRMGADILAVGTTYEAARIKDFFSGDLLVLTPFRLGEEPVPLPDRAIRSVSSVEGVRGLVGARVVVEVMSSMKRHGISEEDLPKLHAAIEDVRLEGFAIHLPLDRGDGTGAVDEVTGWMERLRNAHLPLHTMFVSHLKSEELRELQQRFPQTRFRARIGTRLWLGDHDATQYRGAVLDVTPVAKGDRFGYRQQKAAGDGYLVVVAGGTSHGVGLEAPKALHGMMPRAKGVARAGLATMNRNLSPFVWAGKQRWFAEPPHMQVSILFVPADAPAPQVGDELVAHLRHTTTQFDRIVDH, from the coding sequence ATGGCGCTCACGCTCTACGTCGACACCGCGCGCTGGCGGGCACACCAGCAGTCCGTCCTCCAGCAGTTTCCGGGGATAATCCCGGTCTGCAAGGGCAACGGCTACGGCTTCGGCCATGAGCGGCTGTCCGACGAAGCGACGCGCATGGGCGCGGACATCCTCGCCGTCGGCACCACCTACGAGGCGGCGCGGATCAAGGACTTCTTCAGCGGTGACCTGCTGGTGCTGACGCCGTTCCGGCTCGGCGAGGAGCCGGTGCCGCTGCCGGACCGGGCCATCCGGTCCGTCTCCTCGGTGGAGGGCGTGCGCGGCCTCGTCGGCGCCCGCGTCGTCGTCGAGGTCATGAGCAGCATGAAGCGGCACGGCATCAGCGAGGAGGACCTCCCCAAGCTGCACGCCGCCATAGAGGACGTCCGCCTGGAGGGCTTCGCGATACACCTCCCGCTCGACCGCGGTGACGGCACCGGCGCCGTGGACGAGGTGACGGGCTGGATGGAGCGACTGCGCAACGCCCACCTGCCGCTGCACACCATGTTCGTCAGCCACCTCAAGAGCGAGGAACTGCGCGAGCTCCAGCAGCGGTTCCCGCAGACCCGCTTCCGGGCCCGCATCGGCACGCGGCTGTGGCTGGGCGACCACGACGCCACCCAGTACCGGGGCGCGGTCCTGGACGTCACGCCCGTCGCCAAGGGCGACCGCTTCGGCTACCGGCAGCAGAAGGCCGCCGGGGACGGCTACCTGGTCGTGGTGGCCGGCGGCACCTCGCACGGCGTCGGGCTGGAGGCGCCCAAGGCGCTGCACGGCATGATGCCGCGGGCCAAGGGCGTCGCCCGCGCGGGCCTGGCGACCATGAACCGCAACCTCTCGCCGTTCGTCTGGGCGGGCAAGCAGCGCTGGTTCGCGGAGCCCCCGCACATGCAGGTGTCCATCCTCTTCGTGCCGGCCGACGCGCCGGCCCCCCAGGTCGGTGACGAGCTGGTGGCGCACCTGCGGCACACCACCACGCAGTTCGACCGCATCGTCGATCACTGA
- the rpsR gene encoding 30S ribosomal protein S18, translating into MAKPPPRKPKKKVCAFCKDKTAYVDYKDTNMLRKFISDRGKIRARRVTGNCTQHQRDVATAVKNSREMALLPYTSSAR; encoded by the coding sequence ATGGCGAAGCCGCCCCCGCGCAAGCCGAAGAAGAAGGTCTGCGCGTTCTGCAAGGACAAGACCGCTTACGTGGACTACAAGGACACGAACATGCTGCGGAAGTTCATTTCCGACCGCGGCAAGATCCGTGCCCGTCGCGTGACCGGCAACTGCACTCAGCACCAGCGTGACGTCGCCACGGCCGTGAAGAACAGCCGTGAGATGGCGCTGCTGCCCTACACCTCGTCCGCGCGATAA